In Topomyia yanbarensis strain Yona2022 chromosome 2, ASM3024719v1, whole genome shotgun sequence, one DNA window encodes the following:
- the LOC131685177 gene encoding BTB/POZ domain-containing protein 2-like — protein MDPDEAWQVTGDVRSRQQHLLTEQIWVDCHFRVGSETNDKLIGAHKFILCLSSPVFQAMLRGGLAVNDETIHVPDVEPLIFERLLKYIYTDEVTVESVDEACQLYYAADKYIFPIVKNHCISYLLGAIKYPTVCRIYEFAKFYNLSTIVEKCLEYIKTCTKQVINDASFMELELSTIIEIFDQKYLAIETELDLYKALSKYSSHHGLSRLNNPVEANTNNKSKNSETSATNVQMESQSSNDKSTENPGHSSEIMQAKVTPNSDQNSPTIDDALRRIRFLTLTPEQLASELAENSLLSPLEGFGILMNVIIPNKSYPMPEGFSTSRLSRKPKNTITFQPPTMYPPPAVYLSGYGRLPHPY, from the exons ATGGATCCGGATGAGGCTTGGCAAGTTACCGGGGACGTTAGATCTCGGCAACAGCATCTCCTTACAGAGCAAATATGGGTGGACTGTCACTTTCGCGTCGGTTCGGAAACAAACGACAAGCTGATCGGTGCCCATAAGTTCATTCTCTGCTTGTCGTCTCCAGTTTTCCAGGCAATGCTGCGAGGTGGACTTGCTGTCAACGATGAGACAATTCACGTGCCTGATGTCGAACCGTTGATTTTCGAACGGTTGCTAAA ATACATTTACACTGATGAAGTCACGGTTGAATCGGTGGATGAAGCATGCCAATTGTACTATGCAGCTGATAAATACATATTCCCTATAGTTAAAAATCACTGCATATCATATCTATTGGGGGCTATTAAATATCCAACTGTATGTCGCATCTACGAATTCGCAAAGTTCTACAACCTCTCAACTATTGTGGAAAAATGCTTAGAATACATTAAAACCTGTACAAAACAGGTTATAAATGATGCGAGTTTCATGGAGCTGGAACTGAGCACAATTATCGAAATATTTGATCAAAAGTATCTAGCAATCGAAACTGAACTAGATTTGTACAAGGCATTGTCTAAATATTCATCACATCATGGATTAAGCCGACTGAATAATCCTGTGGAAGCAAATACGAACAACAAAAGCAAAAACTCCGAAACTTCAGCCACAAATGTACAGATGGAGTCACAATCTTCCAACGACAAAAGCACCGAAAATCCAGGACACTCATCGGAAATAATGCAAGCGAAAGTGACTCCCAACTCTGATCAAAATTCACCGACCATTGATGATGCACTTCGTCGTATTCGATTCCTGACATTGACTCCGGAGCAGCTGGCTTCTGAATTGGCAGAAAATAGTCTTCTTTCGCCTTTGGAGGGGTTCGGTATTCTGATGAATGTGATCATTCCCAATAAGAGCTACCCGATGCCGGAAGGATTCAGTACCTCGAGGCTATCCAGGAAGCCTAAGAATACTATAACATTTCAGCCCCCGACGATGTATCCTCCCCCCGCAGTGTATTTATCCGGCTACGGAAGGCTGCCTCATCCTTACTAA